The Elusimicrobiota bacterium genome window below encodes:
- a CDS encoding OmpA family protein, with amino-acid sequence MRVGVLLGCLFFLFSSVCSAEIRRRGKSSEELLFQGIDLYEDGQMEDAMENFMEVIRMGASPEEVALAKEYVNRISYRMAGKPIAQPKAPSQSAVGLSAPPHEAPAAQSSRPPASKTAESVPPLPEEMAPAGAKKPPMPKPTPEALTEYVKLKLHNRRKELIEAVKKKDAVGVVLKGTDKFLALTIPESLLFAKETSFKRQAGDLLKILAESAYYHPKHLIRIYPAQTQGRSSISNLQRATILSSYLTGRGMAPARIEVDLEGQPRFSIGPETEFPKALQQMSRNREATMMLVFEEFANPFHTHYFFTKYLPRQSSKSEYPSLYLGVSREKIDARIGQGMVIELFASGNPQVIAHWSLRLVAPDKSTVWTHEGKGSILETFYFEGKRDAIGDFEVLPTGRYTLEAEALDVGGGKVRSTKVIDVVGQDIKKVVSQPKPASAAKPKPKPAVKSGQAKAAKPKPKPKAKAVKPKAASITKAAAPKAVTAAAAVAAPVGDAGKGVGKTVPVEASEQSSATSFNLTNFKIAFGPNDTKVSKEQVAMLNEVAQAARLHPAQRLTLIGAASPDEHNAKVLAEQRAREVAKILSGDFGVAGSRMVIESGTGETGQRYVEVFVEQ; translated from the coding sequence ATGAGAGTAGGCGTATTGTTGGGATGCCTCTTTTTCCTATTTTCATCCGTTTGCTCGGCCGAAATCCGCCGGCGCGGCAAATCTTCCGAGGAGCTTTTGTTCCAAGGCATCGATCTTTACGAAGACGGACAAATGGAAGACGCCATGGAAAATTTCATGGAAGTCATCCGCATGGGGGCGAGCCCCGAAGAGGTGGCGCTGGCCAAGGAATACGTCAACAGGATCAGCTATCGCATGGCCGGCAAGCCGATCGCCCAGCCGAAGGCCCCGTCTCAATCGGCGGTCGGCCTTTCCGCGCCGCCTCACGAGGCCCCGGCCGCTCAATCATCCCGGCCGCCGGCGTCAAAGACGGCCGAATCCGTTCCGCCTTTACCCGAAGAAATGGCGCCGGCGGGGGCCAAAAAACCGCCGATGCCCAAGCCTACGCCCGAGGCTCTGACCGAATACGTGAAGCTCAAGCTCCATAACCGCCGCAAGGAGCTGATCGAGGCGGTTAAGAAAAAAGACGCCGTGGGCGTGGTGCTTAAGGGCACGGATAAATTTTTGGCGCTCACGATTCCGGAAAGCCTGCTCTTCGCCAAGGAAACCAGTTTTAAAAGACAGGCCGGCGATTTGCTCAAAATTTTGGCGGAATCCGCGTATTATCACCCCAAGCATTTGATTCGCATTTACCCGGCCCAGACTCAGGGCCGCTCCAGCATCTCGAATCTTCAGCGGGCCACGATTTTAAGCAGCTACCTGACCGGCCGCGGCATGGCGCCGGCCAGAATCGAGGTGGATTTGGAAGGCCAGCCGCGTTTCTCCATCGGCCCGGAAACCGAATTTCCCAAGGCGTTGCAGCAAATGTCCCGCAATCGTGAGGCCACCATGATGCTGGTGTTCGAGGAATTCGCCAACCCTTTCCATACGCATTATTTTTTCACCAAATACCTTCCGCGCCAAAGCTCAAAAAGCGAATACCCGTCCCTGTACTTGGGCGTTTCCCGGGAAAAAATCGACGCCCGCATCGGCCAGGGGATGGTCATCGAATTGTTCGCCAGCGGCAATCCGCAGGTGATCGCGCACTGGAGTTTGAGGCTGGTCGCGCCGGATAAAAGCACGGTTTGGACGCATGAGGGCAAGGGTTCGATTTTGGAAACGTTTTATTTCGAGGGCAAGAGAGACGCAATCGGCGATTTTGAGGTTTTGCCCACGGGCAGATACACGCTTGAGGCCGAGGCGTTGGATGTGGGCGGAGGCAAAGTCCGTTCCACCAAGGTGATCGACGTTGTCGGCCAGGACATCAAAAAAGTCGTCAGCCAACCCAAGCCGGCGTCTGCGGCCAAACCCAAACCTAAACCTGCGGTCAAATCCGGCCAAGCAAAGGCGGCCAAACCCAAACCTAAACCAAAAGCAAAAGCAGTCAAGCCTAAAGCCGCTTCTATTACCAAAGCTGCCGCGCCCAAGGCCGTGACCGCGGCGGCCGCCGTTGCCGCGCCTGTCGGGGATGCGGGCAAGGGAGTCGGCAAAACTGTGCCCGTGGAAGCCTCTGAGCAGTCCTCGGCCACCTCGTTTAATCTGACTAATTTTAAAATCGCCTTCGGCCCCAACGACACCAAGGTTTCCAAAGAGCAGGTGGCCATGTTGAATGAAGTGGCCCAGGCCGCCCGGCTCCATCCCGCTCAGCGTTTGACGTTGATCGGCGCAGCCTCTCCCGATGAGCACAACGCCAAGGTGTTGGCCGAGCAGCGCGCCCGGGAAGTGGCCAAAATTTTAAGCGGGGATTTCGGCGTGGCCGGATCGCGCATGGTCATCGAGTCAGGCACCGGTGAAACCGGTCAGCGCTATGTGGAGGTCTTTGTTGAGCAATGA
- the pilO gene encoding type 4a pilus biogenesis protein PilO: MAKLEINKQSVENWLYENGFETGLKDKSLQAPLIVAVVGVFLGWFLIKSSTSKIATASALANDAQVKSQIAEEYRQVAVGWGEFSKTMFLPPDKDPKDWLSSQISSYAQGSGVEVIAANPSGEAVNTGSLIWQQGSFELRGSYHDLGRFMADLENSRPYVGVTDFSLKRDLSSEGNAKPSVRLTAYVFLSGAAAAKAAVP, from the coding sequence ATGGCAAAATTAGAAATTAACAAACAATCCGTTGAGAACTGGCTGTATGAAAACGGCTTTGAAACGGGCCTTAAGGATAAGTCCCTGCAGGCGCCGTTGATCGTCGCCGTGGTCGGCGTTTTTCTCGGCTGGTTCCTGATCAAATCAAGCACGTCGAAAATCGCCACGGCCTCAGCCTTGGCCAACGACGCTCAGGTCAAATCTCAAATCGCCGAAGAGTACCGGCAGGTCGCCGTTGGGTGGGGGGAATTTTCCAAAACCATGTTCCTTCCTCCCGACAAGGATCCGAAGGATTGGCTTTCCTCCCAGATTTCTTCCTATGCTCAAGGCAGCGGCGTCGAGGTGATCGCGGCCAATCCTTCCGGGGAAGCCGTGAACACGGGTTCGTTGATCTGGCAGCAGGGGTCTTTTGAGCTGCGCGGATCGTATCATGATTTGGGACGATTTATGGCGGATCTTGAAAACAGCAGGCCCTATGTCGGGGTCACCGATTTTTCGTTAAAAAGGGACTTGTCTTCAGAGGGAAACGCAAAGCCCTCGGTGCGCTTGACGGCGTATGTTTTTCTCAGCGGCGCAGCAGCGGCCAAGGCGGCGGTCCCATGA
- a CDS encoding prepilin-type N-terminal cleavage/methylation domain-containing protein — translation MRKQLKRFSRGYTLLEVLIAVMVVSTATAGMMSVFLLAAKQSGTTANKTSAAFIQKRILDELKSYIVETPWAHLSADDTTFGEIHHTCTCTPACSGGTHYILEDNNGGGSTQHQAIRTDGTNMLPSTDELVTKYNATAVYLVNDITVSGFTRKQMDARVTFSEPAP, via the coding sequence ATGAGGAAGCAGCTCAAACGGTTCTCCCGAGGCTATACCCTTCTTGAGGTGCTGATTGCCGTGATGGTGGTGTCCACAGCCACCGCGGGCATGATGAGCGTGTTTTTGCTGGCCGCCAAGCAATCCGGAACCACGGCTAATAAAACCAGCGCCGCTTTCATACAAAAAAGAATTTTGGATGAGCTTAAAAGCTATATCGTTGAAACACCCTGGGCGCACCTTTCCGCAGATGACACGACGTTCGGGGAAATTCATCATACTTGCACCTGCACTCCCGCCTGTAGCGGCGGCACGCACTATATCCTTGAAGACAATAACGGCGGCGGCTCCACCCAGCATCAAGCCATTCGTACGGACGGCACCAATATGCTGCCGTCAACGGATGAGTTGGTAACGAAATATAACGCAACGGCCGTTTATTTGGTCAATGATATTACGGTCAGCGGTTTTACCAGAAAACAAATGGACGCTCGAGTGACTTTTTCGGAGCCGGCGCCATGA
- a CDS encoding prepilin-type N-terminal cleavage/methylation domain-containing protein produces the protein MNNQKGFTLIELLVVLIIIGVLASVGVPKYFRSVERSRASEAISMLSAIAQAQDRYRQRNGNYSTTGQALDVDIVAGRFFLAPVGISQNIAQMQRNAAMEGGTTGWPTGCTNAYFMTVNFNSGGIPGNRNWNNSNINCAFVWP, from the coding sequence GTGAATAATCAAAAAGGTTTTACGCTGATCGAGCTTCTTGTCGTTTTAATCATTATCGGTGTTTTAGCGTCCGTGGGCGTGCCTAAATATTTTCGTTCCGTAGAACGTTCGCGCGCGTCCGAGGCGATTTCCATGCTTTCAGCCATCGCCCAGGCTCAAGATCGCTATCGTCAGAGAAATGGCAACTATTCAACCACGGGGCAGGCTCTGGATGTAGATATCGTGGCCGGCCGGTTTTTCTTGGCGCCTGTCGGTATCAGCCAAAATATAGCGCAAATGCAAAGAAATGCCGCTATGGAAGGCGGCACAACCGGTTGGCCCACGGGTTGCACCAACGCTTATTTTATGACGGTTAATTTTAACTCAGGCGGCATCCCGGGCAACCGCAACTGGAACAACAGCAATATCAACTGCGCTTTCGTTTGGCCCTAG
- a CDS encoding prepilin-type N-terminal cleavage/methylation domain-containing protein — translation MRGFTLIELLVVLIIMGTLVGISVPMYTKTVETSRAEEAQALMNAVYAANRMYVINNCPTGLNCYCNPLITSDCDAAQAGTQSLVSLNYVPNLNAPARSYSYCAANNATATTRAAFARRNGGTGNFANWGYAITAGGTICGYGTQVPLPQGVACCVGAWPACTAAPACP, via the coding sequence ATGAGGGGTTTTACGCTGATCGAGCTGTTGGTGGTGTTGATTATCATGGGGACGCTTGTGGGCATCAGCGTTCCCATGTACACAAAAACGGTCGAAACCTCAAGAGCCGAGGAAGCCCAGGCTCTGATGAACGCCGTGTATGCGGCCAATCGAATGTACGTCATCAATAATTGCCCGACGGGCTTGAACTGTTACTGCAATCCCCTGATCACTTCCGATTGTGATGCTGCCCAGGCGGGCACTCAAAGCCTGGTCAGTTTAAACTATGTCCCCAATCTCAATGCCCCTGCTCGTTCGTATTCGTATTGCGCCGCTAACAATGCAACGGCAACAACGCGTGCGGCATTCGCGAGGCGAAACGGCGGCACTGGCAATTTCGCGAACTGGGGCTATGCGATCACGGCGGGAGGAACGATATGCGGTTACGGCACGCAAGTGCCTTTGCCTCAGGGCGTAGCCTGCTGCGTCGGCGCTTGGCCCGCTTGCACCGCGGCTCCGGCCTGCCCTTGA
- the tadA gene encoding Flp pilus assembly complex ATPase component TadA, with protein MIRLRIGDVLLEQGLINQEQLDRALTIQKQTGGMLGEILVKNGFVSEEQLTKALSRQFGLPFASRANGLLTVSDKEALKSLIPQDFARSHHLAPLFVRDETLGVAVADPMDVITMDNLRILTGKNLMVYLAMRTEIGAILDSLYGGGQGAADFSKIAQEASAKANVIAPIEEVGEEEKADLDKNVAQAGETKVVQLVNEIIRQAIEERASDIHIEPMEDLISLRFRIDGVLHEKPPPAKILGGPMVSRIKILSKLNVAERRLPQDGSFAVKHKDNTIDMRVSSCPTVFGEKVVVRILSKQAVELDVKKIGMEPKQQEDFLKAAAYPHGLILLTGPTGSGKTTTLYSILKAIQAPDINIMTIEDPVEFQIRGLNQVQVKPQIGLTFSAALRSFLRQDPDVILVGEVRDLETAELCIRAALTGHLVLSTLHTNDALSAALRLKDLGVEPFLVSSTLVLLAAQRLVRMLCKDCKQPYTPDKAQVESLGLPYKEPLFKAKGCLKCSSTGYMGRKAIYEIILTNDRLRTAIHQNLPLQELRKLARDCGFMTMKESGYLKVQQGLTSLEEYLATVMIED; from the coding sequence ATGATTCGATTACGCATCGGCGATGTTCTTTTGGAGCAAGGGCTCATTAATCAGGAGCAGCTTGATCGCGCGCTGACCATCCAGAAGCAGACCGGAGGCATGCTCGGCGAAATACTCGTCAAAAACGGTTTTGTTTCCGAAGAGCAGTTGACCAAAGCGCTGTCGCGGCAATTCGGGCTTCCCTTCGCCAGCCGCGCCAACGGACTGTTGACGGTCAGCGACAAAGAGGCGTTGAAATCGTTGATCCCCCAGGATTTCGCGCGTTCCCATCATTTGGCCCCTCTTTTTGTCCGGGATGAAACTTTAGGCGTGGCCGTGGCCGACCCGATGGACGTCATCACCATGGATAATTTAAGGATTCTGACCGGAAAAAATTTGATGGTTTACCTGGCCATGAGAACGGAAATCGGCGCCATCTTGGATTCTCTTTACGGCGGCGGCCAGGGGGCCGCTGATTTTTCCAAAATTGCCCAGGAGGCTTCGGCCAAGGCCAATGTCATCGCTCCGATCGAGGAAGTCGGAGAGGAAGAAAAAGCCGACCTTGATAAAAATGTGGCTCAGGCCGGCGAGACCAAGGTGGTGCAATTGGTCAATGAAATCATCCGCCAGGCGATCGAGGAGCGGGCCTCCGATATTCATATTGAACCTATGGAAGATTTGATCAGCCTGCGCTTCAGAATCGACGGCGTTCTTCATGAGAAGCCGCCCCCGGCCAAGATTTTGGGCGGGCCCATGGTCTCGCGCATCAAGATTTTGTCCAAGTTGAACGTGGCGGAACGAAGGCTTCCACAGGACGGTTCTTTCGCGGTCAAGCATAAAGACAATACCATTGATATGCGCGTATCAAGCTGCCCGACCGTCTTCGGGGAGAAAGTCGTCGTCCGCATCTTAAGCAAGCAGGCCGTGGAGCTCGACGTCAAAAAAATCGGGATGGAACCCAAGCAACAGGAGGATTTTTTAAAGGCGGCGGCTTATCCCCACGGCCTGATTTTGCTCACCGGCCCCACGGGTTCCGGGAAAACCACCACCCTTTATTCCATTCTAAAGGCGATTCAGGCGCCGGATATCAATATCATGACCATCGAAGACCCGGTTGAGTTTCAGATCAGGGGGTTAAATCAAGTGCAGGTCAAACCTCAAATCGGATTGACGTTTTCCGCGGCCCTGCGTTCTTTCTTGCGCCAGGACCCGGACGTTATTCTCGTGGGCGAGGTGCGCGATTTGGAAACGGCCGAGCTTTGCATTCGCGCGGCTTTGACCGGACACTTGGTTCTTTCAACCCTTCACACCAACGACGCCTTATCCGCGGCCTTGAGGCTTAAAGATTTGGGCGTTGAGCCGTTTCTTGTTTCTTCGACGCTTGTTTTGTTGGCGGCTCAGCGGTTGGTGCGCATGCTTTGCAAAGACTGCAAACAGCCGTACACCCCGGACAAGGCGCAAGTCGAGAGCTTGGGGTTGCCTTATAAAGAACCGTTGTTTAAAGCCAAGGGTTGCCTAAAATGCTCAAGCACGGGGTATATGGGACGCAAGGCGATTTACGAAATTATTTTGACCAATGATCGCCTGAGAACGGCCATCCATCAGAATTTGCCCCTTCAGGAGCTTAGAAAACTCGCCCGCGATTGCGGCTTTATGACGATGAAAGAGTCGGGCTATCTTAAGGTTCAACAGGGTTTGACCAGTTTGGAAGAATATTTGGCCACGGTCATGATCGAGGATTAA
- a CDS encoding type II secretion system protein, with amino-acid sequence MNKTKGYTLIEVLVAMMIATNILVGFSVSYTAIVRYMATLQQKSTGAFSVLAAMKVMVSELNSASCTSATECTVFDGVTGIVMCSIVGVDHRLWVRKHPNPDLHGDVFARFHYNTTTDQLTYCTSVAAMGSTAACAGSQVVIARDIDNQGGENIFTCSGANKDVRVILNAIVERTPAGAVQTRRLFETTAKVPFSCDTGC; translated from the coding sequence ATGAACAAGACCAAGGGATATACGCTGATTGAAGTTTTGGTGGCCATGATGATCGCCACCAATATTTTGGTCGGTTTTTCGGTCAGCTACACCGCGATTGTTCGCTATATGGCGACACTTCAGCAAAAATCCACCGGCGCCTTTTCCGTTTTGGCGGCCATGAAAGTCATGGTCAGCGAATTGAATTCCGCCAGCTGCACCTCGGCCACCGAATGCACGGTTTTTGACGGCGTGACCGGCATTGTCATGTGTTCCATCGTGGGCGTCGATCATCGGCTTTGGGTCAGAAAACATCCGAACCCCGATCTTCACGGCGATGTCTTCGCCCGTTTTCATTACAATACGACGACAGATCAGCTCACTTATTGCACCAGCGTCGCCGCCATGGGTTCCACGGCCGCTTGCGCGGGTTCCCAAGTCGTGATCGCCAGGGACATCGATAATCAGGGAGGAGAAAATATTTTCACCTGCAGCGGCGCGAACAAGGACGTGCGCGTTATTTTAAACGCGATCGTTGAGAGAACGCCGGCCGGAGCCGTTCAAACCAGACGGCTTTTTGAGACCACCGCGAAAGTTCCGTTCAGTTGCGATACGGGATGTTGA
- the pilM gene encoding pilus assembly protein PilM, with protein sequence MKKASYYPALYIDTKGLRWMALEKTRSGHQLVARFEQPFSQIFADSEFAGQGTTLNPIQTTQGSGQIVRWLAAPQMKAAIAEAVKKLGIKSDQIGICFSEAFAVFRYFSMPKIERAHWGKAIPIEARKYVPFPLQDCLFDWRATEIAVAGRTMLGVIFSAMRREIYDTLKETLKSLGYEAPFVDTLPFAAARCVTAICRRLPQPVDISKEAALAVYLDLEQVQMVLFAKSIPVLQRSIYMMDSPHRGSFVLERRKLDLQATIDFVNRQLGLTTLGRILLLSSPLLDDESLKNWASGISEELGLKVEIIKPLGIGFAEKGKDGAAFELADWAELVNLGLALRGVSPELEAHELNLAQVNTVAAPKQAALKKIWAVSLAAAGLMLGFGLLRAQKARSIEAQAFGTLQSVESSLPEIQGKDEATIRTMMEAMIAGMATARQMTNPSGRLHLTRVLAAVADLVPAQAWVEQFSFSSSGVGTGHGLGSAPMLRLSLEGKVEVQADRSESSIIQEFFKRLKADPMIAKQFAAADISFQKVEGREGGDANMNAGLSPDMINTGISFERRSRSKSRSLLAFSIDFKNDGKIRN encoded by the coding sequence ATGAAAAAAGCGAGTTATTATCCGGCGCTCTACATCGATACTAAGGGCCTGCGTTGGATGGCCCTGGAGAAAACGCGCTCGGGCCATCAATTGGTAGCGCGTTTTGAGCAGCCGTTTTCACAAATTTTCGCCGATTCCGAATTCGCCGGCCAGGGAACGACGTTAAATCCCATCCAAACTACCCAGGGTTCGGGGCAAATCGTGCGCTGGCTGGCCGCGCCCCAGATGAAGGCCGCCATCGCCGAGGCCGTGAAAAAGCTGGGCATCAAAAGCGATCAAATCGGGATTTGTTTTTCCGAAGCCTTCGCCGTGTTCCGTTACTTTTCCATGCCTAAAATCGAGCGCGCGCATTGGGGCAAGGCCATCCCCATTGAAGCGAGAAAATACGTGCCTTTTCCGCTTCAGGACTGCCTGTTCGATTGGCGCGCCACGGAAATTGCGGTCGCCGGCAGGACCATGCTCGGCGTTATTTTCTCGGCCATGCGCCGGGAAATTTACGATACGCTTAAAGAGACGTTGAAGAGCCTGGGCTATGAGGCCCCGTTCGTGGATACGCTGCCGTTCGCCGCGGCGCGTTGCGTCACCGCCATTTGCCGGCGCCTGCCTCAACCTGTCGATATTTCTAAGGAAGCCGCTCTGGCCGTTTATCTTGATCTTGAGCAGGTCCAAATGGTTCTTTTTGCCAAATCCATCCCTGTGCTGCAGCGCAGCATCTACATGATGGATTCCCCGCATCGCGGTTCTTTTGTGCTGGAGCGGCGCAAGCTTGATTTGCAGGCGACGATTGATTTCGTCAATCGTCAATTGGGTCTGACCACCCTTGGGCGTATTCTTTTGTTGAGTTCCCCGTTGTTGGACGACGAGTCTTTGAAGAATTGGGCCAGCGGCATTTCTGAAGAGCTGGGGCTTAAAGTGGAAATCATCAAGCCGCTGGGCATCGGTTTCGCGGAGAAGGGCAAGGACGGGGCCGCGTTCGAGCTTGCGGACTGGGCGGAACTCGTCAATCTGGGCTTGGCCTTGCGCGGCGTCAGTCCGGAGCTCGAAGCCCATGAGCTTAACTTGGCTCAAGTCAACACTGTGGCGGCGCCGAAACAAGCGGCGTTAAAGAAAATTTGGGCGGTCAGTTTGGCCGCGGCCGGCCTCATGCTGGGCTTCGGGTTGTTGCGCGCGCAGAAGGCGCGCTCGATCGAGGCCCAGGCTTTCGGGACGCTCCAATCCGTTGAATCGAGCCTGCCTGAAATCCAGGGCAAGGATGAGGCGACGATCAGGACCATGATGGAAGCCATGATTGCGGGCATGGCCACGGCCCGGCAGATGACGAATCCAAGCGGCCGCCTCCACTTGACGCGGGTCTTGGCCGCGGTGGCGGATTTGGTTCCCGCGCAAGCATGGGTCGAACAATTCAGTTTTTCTTCATCCGGCGTGGGCACGGGCCACGGTTTGGGCTCGGCCCCCATGCTGCGGCTTTCGCTGGAGGGCAAGGTGGAGGTCCAGGCCGACCGTTCGGAGTCTTCCATCATCCAGGAATTTTTCAAGAGGCTTAAAGCGGACCCCATGATCGCAAAACAATTCGCGGCCGCGGACATTTCTTTTCAAAAAGTGGAGGGCCGCGAGGGCGGCGATGCGAACATGAACGCCGGGCTCTCGCCGGACATGATCAACACCGGTATTTCTTTCGAGAGGCGGTCTCGATCAAAATCGCGGTCGTTGTTGGCCTTTTCCATAGATTTTAAAAACGATGGCAAAATTAGAAATTAA
- a CDS encoding type II secretion system F family protein yields the protein MPTYVYLAQNEQGKEVGGEIEAPSEMEAIAQVQRQGLLVLNVREIRGLGTRRLADGTSETTATPQAKSFSFFAGGGVPAADMVFLAEQLSTLLKGGLPLLQGLKLLGQNVSSPRLTKALDRVAQDIAGGTNLSQALARHPRIFKDIWVPMIEAGEASGQLPKALEDISNYLNQREALRAKVVTAFMYPSILLATSIFVLAFFIIKIVPVFSDIFKNFNLKLPPLTALVISVSGIITGNLGLIVGGTAGAFFLWRLYLKSDAGQWTSARLMLSLPMFGPFVKNILVEQFLVNFALLLKSGVDILKALLIMEKLLGRNRIISKAIATARESIKGGGTIAQGFAQSKAFPPITVQMMRIGEESGRLPEILDTLSSYYRRQIDNFIARLSSVIDPIMIVGVGMIVTVIVMAVFLPIFELSSVGTGGR from the coding sequence GTGCCTACTTACGTTTATTTAGCTCAAAACGAACAAGGCAAGGAAGTCGGCGGCGAGATCGAGGCTCCCAGCGAGATGGAGGCCATCGCCCAGGTTCAGCGCCAAGGGCTTTTGGTCTTAAATGTTCGGGAAATCAGGGGCCTTGGCACGCGCAGGCTTGCGGATGGAACGAGCGAGACGACGGCGACTCCCCAAGCCAAATCTTTTTCATTTTTTGCCGGCGGCGGCGTCCCTGCCGCGGACATGGTCTTCCTGGCGGAGCAGTTGTCCACGCTTTTAAAAGGCGGTTTGCCTCTGCTTCAGGGCCTGAAATTGCTGGGTCAAAATGTTTCCAGCCCCAGGCTGACGAAAGCTTTGGATCGAGTGGCTCAAGACATCGCCGGCGGCACCAATTTGAGCCAAGCCTTGGCCCGCCACCCCAGGATTTTTAAGGATATCTGGGTGCCCATGATCGAAGCGGGCGAAGCCAGCGGGCAATTGCCCAAGGCTTTGGAAGACATCAGCAATTATTTGAATCAGCGCGAGGCTTTGCGCGCCAAAGTCGTAACCGCATTCATGTACCCATCGATTTTGTTGGCTACTTCCATTTTTGTCCTGGCTTTTTTCATCATCAAAATCGTGCCGGTTTTCAGCGATATTTTCAAAAATTTTAACCTGAAGCTTCCGCCTCTGACCGCGTTGGTGATCAGCGTCTCCGGTATCATCACGGGTAATTTGGGTTTGATTGTCGGAGGAACGGCCGGCGCTTTTTTTCTATGGCGGCTTTATTTAAAAAGCGACGCCGGTCAGTGGACCAGCGCGCGCTTGATGCTGAGCCTGCCCATGTTCGGCCCGTTCGTCAAAAATATTTTGGTTGAGCAATTTTTGGTGAATTTTGCTTTGCTGCTTAAATCGGGGGTGGATATTCTCAAAGCGTTGTTGATTATGGAAAAACTTCTGGGCAGAAACAGAATTATCTCAAAAGCCATTGCCACGGCCAGGGAGTCGATCAAGGGCGGCGGCACCATTGCCCAGGGTTTCGCCCAATCCAAGGCATTTCCGCCCATTACCGTGCAAATGATGAGAATCGGCGAAGAGTCGGGCCGCCTGCCTGAAATTTTGGACACCCTTTCCAGCTACTATCGGCGGCAAATCGATAATTTTATCGCCCGGTTGTCCTCGGTCATCGACCCGATTATGATCGTGGGCGTGGGCATGATCGTGACCGTCATCGTGATGGCCGTTTTTCTGCCGATTTTCGAACTCTCGTCCGTCGGAACAGGAGGAAGATAA